One Pygocentrus nattereri isolate fPygNat1 chromosome 12, fPygNat1.pri, whole genome shotgun sequence DNA window includes the following coding sequences:
- the LOC108413280 gene encoding microfibril-associated glycoprotein 4-like encodes MTRILTAMLLLFVALPLLVQSIPVNKKFLPLDCEDIFNNGSNHSGVYTIYPNGPEKAVQVYCAMGCDEYDSHKDGKWTVIQKRTDGSVNFYRMWEQYKNGFGNLSGEYWLGLETMFLLTYANKYQLRVDMEDFEGGSAYAQYSSFSVDSEALRYRLHIKGYINGGAGDCLSYSGERDFATFDKDVYNCADTYSGGFWYGYWPCHLANPNGQYKRGNVGSSYTGVMWGCWRGYYYSLKTIVMKIRRVSLDELEA; translated from the exons ATG ACAAGAATCCTCACAGCTATG ctgctgctgtttgtagCACTCCCCCTGCTGGTGCAGTCCATCCCTGTCAATAAGAAGTTCCTTCCTCTGGACTGTGAGGACATTTTTAATAATGGATCCAACCACAGTGGTGTCTACACCATCTACCCAAATGGTCCTGAGAAAGCAGTGCAGGTTTACTGCGCTATGGGCTGCGACGAGTACGACAGCCACAAGGACGGGAAATGGACG GTAATCCAGAAGAGAACGGATGGCAGTGTGAATTTCTATAGAATGTGGGAACAGTACAAGAACGGCTTTGGGAACCTAAGTGGAGAATACTGGCTAG GTCTGGAGACCATGTTTCTGTTGACATATGCAAACAAATACCAATTGAGAGTGGACATGGAGGATTTTGAGGGGGGCAGTGCCTATGCCCAGtactcctctttctctgttgaTTCGGAAGCCCTCAGATACAGACTTCACATCAAAGGTTACATCAATGGAGGAGCAG gTGACTGCTTGTCCTATAGTGGTGAGAGAGATTTTGCAACCTTTGACAAAGACGTTTATAACTGTGCAGACACTTACTCTGGTGGATTCTGGTACGGCTATTGGCCATGTCACCTTGCGAACCCCAATGGCCAGTACAAACGGGGGAATGTGGGAAGCTCATATACAGGAGTTATGTGGGGTTGCTGGAGAGGTTACTATTACTCCCTGAAGACCATCGTGATGAAGATCCGCCGGGTGTCTCTGGACGAGCTTGAAGCGTAG